The segment TTGTTTGTCTGTCTATTCTTGACAGTACTTTTTCGGAAATGTCTAGACTGTCGGAAAACGCGGATTATGGTTATGTTCATCACGATCATGAGTAGAAAGGGCACCACCGAGAGGACGGAGAAGTCAATGTATGTAAAGACAAACTCTTCAAAGTTAAAGTATTTGTCTGTCAGTGAATTGCACTCTATCTCTGAACCATCCATAGTTAAGCCGTTTGTCCAGAAATAGTGCAAATCAACCCCTGCCAGAATTATCATCAGAAAAACAACTAAAACTGAACATCTCTTCACGGTGACTATCCGTGGATATCGGTATGGGAAATTAGTTTTTATGCAACGCTCCAAGACAATGCAGACTAGAATCCATGAAGATAGTTGCATGGaccaataaataaaaaacaaattaaatttgcAACCAAAATTTGTCAGCGCACGAATGTCTACTGAAAAGGTCTCTTTGATCCAGTACCTGCTAAGTCCAACACTAAGAACCAAGATATCACTCAAAGATAGAACAAACAGAAGAAACAATGGCGGCCTCTTGTGAAGCTTCATCTGCTTCAGAACGACGATTGTTAACGTATTACCGATCACACCGACTACGAACAGCACTGGTGAAAGCACAACCCAAAGGTATTGGGAAATGTCCTCCAGGAAATCCGTGTAGGGATCGGACCCCATTGAAATGTTCATAGACGATGTCATATTGGTAGAGGAATCAATTGGCCATTCAGTGgatgaatttgaaaataatttctgTCCAGAATCAGAATGAAACTGTGTCGTATTGTTAACAGGTGTCATTCTGTCGTGAAAGAGTCGGCCATGGTCAATGGAGAGTCCCTCGTACACCTTCCTCAGCATGTGGACAGATTGTCACACCAGGAAGATATAGCATACGCTCACTCATGGTGATCGTAATCTTATCGAATAACTTACCAGAAGTACTTCAAACGTTAGGCCTAGGCTGATTGACAGTTGCACTATCTTTTGTTAACTCCCACTTGAACTACTGAACATAATTCTATGCACCGCGTGCAGTCCATCTA is part of the Ostrea edulis chromosome 2, xbOstEdul1.1, whole genome shotgun sequence genome and harbors:
- the LOC125681888 gene encoding neuromedin-U receptor 2-like translates to MLRKVYEGLSIDHGRLFHDRMTPVNNTTQFHSDSGQKLFSNSSTEWPIDSSTNMTSSMNISMGSDPYTDFLEDISQYLWVVLSPVLFVVGVIGNTLTIVVLKQMKLHKRPPLFLLFVLSLSDILVLSVGLSRYWIKETFSVDIRALTNFGCKFNLFFIYWSMQLSSWILVCIVLERCIKTNFPYRYPRIVTVKRCSVLVVFLMIILAGVDLHYFWTNGLTMDGSEIECNSLTDKYFNFEEFVFTYIDFSVLSVVPFLLMIVMNITIIRVFRQSRHFRKSTVKNRQTNKKLNRFDVKLTRMLLCTSVYFLVATLPISIYFIVDSYQKNLTDLGSAKMDVVWSTSYIFQFTNYTINFFLYNLTNERFRKKFLLVIRCRTAEKKRKSSKNDFVYSVQTTEISVVSETSKEMDDMSSGE